From a single Sander vitreus isolate 19-12246 chromosome 2, sanVit1, whole genome shotgun sequence genomic region:
- the LOC144534156 gene encoding protein ELFN1-like, with protein MAIISAQHSPMDIVTTSQMARRTGQGRQRHNVTGGSSSMVLSTASSFLCWLALLSITRLPMVSADCWLIEGEKGFVWLAICSMNQPPYETIPSHINSTIVDLRLNENKIRSVHFSSLSRFGNLTYLNLTKNDISYVEDGAFSAQFNLQVLQMGFNKLRNLTEGMLRGLGKLQYLYLQANLIETVTPNTFWECPNIENIDLSMNRIQVLDGSLFSGLSKLTTCELYTNPFHCTCELQGFVRWLSAFPNRTSERMVCESPQGFFGYTLLSQNPRMPAHRNALDTLSQICTDDGSSVTSFYVISPHDSTTPPSDFASPCGLDDCASGTPPDDVISLSPIFSDPNPIMTLKQMRHSSAVITVQIPHPYRKMYILVLYNNSFFTDIQNLKNQREDIELKNLKPNIDYRYCVASIRNSLRFNHTCLTISTGRRAGAERIANQSSATHYIMTILGCLFGMLLFLGLVVHCLRKKRIMQEKERKMSRIQRTLIELKYGGEGGIEGSSGGSVSQKLSAGDSLSRMPYLPQGGEIDPYKLQEVIETPVHKPAKLNYMEVRGPGIEREREREREREMSPQANPQGSVAEISTIAKEVDKVNQIINNCIDALKSESTSFQQGIKSPHSAGGGAVSTAEPQLVLLSEQGERERGSEFLSPVYKGGRGGREERGRSYHHSLQRHHSVEAPPASKRPSTSSSPGSARSPRSFRSEGGYHSSETRYIERTSPGERGERGGGGGEAIRTVNPAAAILRAEAQRIRQYNEHRHSYPGSQQHLQEMQHHPQILQELHHHPGGRKPSMLDPLTLNRQAKQRELAYSQLSPHYPLSPQYHNLSYCSSPDEDEEDEGLLCTPTLGLWERFKLHRKRHRQASMEDEGYVAAGHALRRKVQFAKDEDLHDILDYWKGVSAQQKT; from the exons ATGGCAATCATCTCTGCTCAGCATTCTCCAATGGATATTGTGACGACATCCCAAATGGCCCGGAGGACAGGACAGGGACGGCAGAGACATAACGTGACTGGAGGTTCTTCATCAATGGTCCTGTCCACAGCCAGCTCCTTCCTCTGTTGGCTCGCCCTGCTGTCAATAACGCGGTTGCCAATGGTATCAGCTGACTGCTGGCTTATCGAAGGCGAGAAAGGCTTTGTGTGGCTGGCTATCTGCAGTATGAACCAGCCGCCGTATGAGACCATCCCCTCCCACATTAACAG CACTATTGTGGATCTGAGGCTGAATGAGAACAAGATTCGGTCGGTCCATTTTTCTTCACTCAGTCGCTTTGGCAACCTCACCTATCTGAACCTCACCAAGAACGATATCAGCTATGTGGAAGATGGAGCGTTCTCAGCACAATTCAATCTGCAG GTTCTCCAGATGGGTTTTAACAAGTTGAGGAACCTGACAGAGGGTATGCTGCGAGGTCTGGGCAAGCTGCAGTATCTCTACCTGCAAGCCAACCTCATCGAGACTGTTACACCCAACACCTTCTGGGAATGCCCCAACATAGAGAATATAGACCTCTCCATGAACAG GATCCAGGTGCTGGATGGCAGTTTGTTCTCTGGACTCTCTAAGCTGACCACTTGTGAACTTTACACCAACCCCTTCCACTGCACTTGTGAGCTGCAGGGTTTTGTGCGCTGGCTCTCAGCCTTCCCCAACAGGACCAGTGAGAGGATGGTGTGCGAGTCTCCTCAAGGATTCTTCGGCTACACCCTCCTGAGCCAGAACCCCCGCATGCCTGCCCATCGCAACGCACTGGACACGCTCAGTCAGATATGCACAGACGACGGTAGTAGCGTGACATCCTTTTATGTAATTAGCCCGCATGATTCCACCACCCCCCCCTCAGATTTTGCCTCTCCCTGCGGATTGGACGATTGTGCTTCAGGGACCCCCCCTGATGATGTAATTAGTTTAAGCCCCATTTTCTCTGACCCCAATCCCATCATGACACTAAAGCAGATGCGACATTCAAGTGCTGTGATTACGGTTCAAATTCCCCATCCGTACAGGAAAATGTACATCCTGGTGCTTTATAACAACAGCTTCTTCACAGATATCCAGAATCTGAAAAATCAAAGAGAAGATATTGAGCTCAAGAACTTAAAACCTAACATCGACTACAGGTACTGTGTGGCTTCTATAAGAAACTCCCTGCGGTTTAACCACACCTGTCTGACCATCTCCACTGGCCGCCGGGCCGGGGCTGAGAGGATAGCCAATCAGTCGTCAGCCACCCACTACATTATGACGATTTTGGGCTGTTTGTTTGGCATGTTACTCTTCCTTGGCCTAGTTGTCCACTgcctgaggaagaagaggatcatgcaggagaaggagaggaagatgagCAGGATTCAAAGGACTCTGATAGAGCTCAAGTATGGTGGAGAAGGGGGTATAGAGGGAAGTAGTGGAGGATCTGTTTCCCAGAAGCTTAGTGCTGGTGACAGTCTGTCCAGAATGCCCTACCTTCCTCAGGGTGGTGAGATTGATCCATACAAGCTGCAGGAGGTGATAGAAACACCAGTGCACAAGCCTGCTAAACTTAACTACATGGAGGTGAGAGGGCCTGGCAttgaaagggagagagaacgagagcgagaaagagagatgtCACCACAAGCAAATCCCCAGGGCTCAGTAGCAGAGATCTCAACCATCGCTAAAGAAGTTGATAAAGTGAACCAGATCATCAACAACTGTATAGATGCTCTTAAATCTGAGTCTACCTCCTTTCAACAGGGGATCAAATCCCCCCATTCTGCAGGTGGAGGGGCTGTTTCTACTGCAGAGCCACAGCTGGTGCTTCTCTCTgagcaaggagagagagaaagaggaagtgagtTCCTCTCCCCAGTGTacaagggaggaagaggagggcgagaagagagggggagaagcTATCATCATTCTCTGCAGCGACACCACAGCGTGGAGGCACCTCCGGCCTCCAAAAGGCCCAGCACCTCCTCTTCTCCTGGCTCTGCCCGGAGCCCTCGCTCATTCCGCTCAGAGGGAGGCTACCACTCGTCAGAGACCCGCTATATCGAGAGGACCTCGCccggagagagaggagaaaggggaggcggaggaggagagGCCATTCGTACAGTCAACCCGGCAGCGGCCATCTTACGAGCTGAAGCCCAGAGAATCCGCCAGTACAATGAACACCGTCACTCCTACCCCGGCTCCCAGCAGCACCTCCAGGAGATGCAGCACCACCCCCAGATCCTGCAGGAGCTCCACCACCACCCAGGGGGCCGTAAGCCCTCCATGTTAGACCCCCTCACCCTCAACAGGCAGGCCAAGCAGCGGGAACTGGCCTACTCCCAGCTCTCGCCACACTACCCGCTCTCACCCCAGTACCACAACCTCAGCTACTGCTCCAGCCCAGACGAAGACGAGGAGGACGAAGGGCTGCTCTGCACCCCGACCCTGGGGCTGTGGGAGAGGTTCAAACTGCACCGGAAGAGGCACCGGCAAGCGTCCATGGAGGACGAAGGATACGTGGCAGCCGGACACGCACTGAGGCGAAAGGTTCAGTTTGCCAAGGATGAGGATCTTCACGAcatactggactactggaaagGTGTGTCCGCCCAGCAGAAGACCTGA